GCCTTGACCCAAAAGAGCTAGGCATAGCTTCATGTGTATCAGCTTATCTCTGTAAGGTTGCATCTGAGCACCATGTTTGGAAGGATTTTTATTGTGAGAGGTGGGGAACTCCCACACTTCCAACACCTTTGGGAAAGGGAGTCTCTGACGAGACATCGTGGAAGGAGTTTTTTGTTGAAAGGGAGTTTAGGAGTAAGACCTTTATGGGACGTTATAGCATTGACGTTATGTATGGTCATACTGAAGCTGTTCAAACAGTTTTCCTTTTGGCTTCCGCAAAGCTCATATTTACTGCTGGGTATGACCAAACTGTAAAAATGTGGAAGATGGAAGAAGGATTATTGATTGCTTCTTCAAGATCTCTTGGTTGCACTATTCGTGCAGTTGCTGGAGATACAAAACTCCTGGTCGCCGGTGGTACTGATGGGTTTATCCAGTGTTGGAGGGCAGTGGAGGGCTTTCCACACTTGTTTGATATTAAGGGTCCTCAAAACCAGAATACCGAGTTTCGGCTATGGGAGCATGAGGGGCCCATAACTTCTCTTGCTTTGGATTTGACTAGGATTTATAGTGGTTCCTGGGACATGACTGTTCGTGTATGGGATCGGTTTTCACTCAAGTGTGAGAAGATTTTGAGGCACAGTGATTGGGTATGGGAACTTGTGCCTTGGGATCTTACAGTTGCTAGCGCATCGGGTTCTGATGTTTATATTTGGGATACTAGTAGCGGGAGACTGATGACCATTATTCATAATGCTCATGTTGGTAATACCTACTCTTTGGCACGAAACCTCACAGGGGATTTTCTATTTTCTGGAGGGGATGACGGTGCAATACACATGTATGAAATCACTAGTCATGGTCTCGAGACTGATGCATTACTCGTTGCCACATGGGTTCCTCACTCAGGCCGTGTCTATTCCCTTGCATTTGAGTTTCCATGGCTTGTTTCTGCATCTGCTGATGGGAAACTCTCACTAATTGATGTGAGAAAGCTTCTAAGGACTAGAAAGCGTGCTTCAGAAAAGGGTTTTTCATGTATTAAGCATGTGGATCCAAGTACTGTGGAACCTCCACAGAGGATGTTACATGGTTTTGCGAAAAATCTTGTGTCAGTGGACATTGGTGCTGATCGTATTGTATGTGGAGGTGAGGAAGGTGTTGTTAGGATATGGAACTTCACAGAAGCTTTGGAGATTGAGCGGAGGGTTTGTGCTTCAAGAGCAATGCGGTTGGAGAATAGGATGAGGCGGCGTATGCTCCATTTAGAGAATAGCAGCAGAGCCAGTCGGAATGATCAATGTTCGGTTGCAGCCAAGAAGAACCCAGTCACTGGTGACAGGAGTGGTTGGCTCAGTAAACGTGCGTTGAGCGGGAAGGTGAAGTTATAGTAGCAGGTAACAGTTACGTAGAATGTTTATGCAACAATAGAAAACAGTTTGTGGTTTGAGCAGGTGAGCAGACTAACTGTAGATTTCTCATTCTGCAATTTGGATTTAAAATTGTTTGTAGCCATCTCGCAGATGGGTTTGTTGCTTTCTAACGATATTCTATTGTTAGATGGATTTGAtatgttttggtttaattttagtGTTCAAGGCTTTTCACACATAACATTTCGTTCTCAATCATACGGAGATTTCTTCCGTTGTTATACCGAGCAAGCGATGTTAGTGTGTGGAAGGGACAAACTTACCATTACTTTGGCTTAAATATCGGTTGATTGTTGATGAAGTGGCAGAGGCACTTCCATGTAAAAAATCCACTGTTTGGCTCGGTGTTTGCATTTTACGTGACAATGTATGTCATGCATATATGGATCTCAAGTGTG
This window of the Malus domestica chromosome 03, GDT2T_hap1 genome carries:
- the LOC103407341 gene encoding F-box/WD-40 repeat-containing protein At5g21040-like; the encoded protein is MEFECQVSTQVSKNLADSVENSFRQQTESNRFNSNPEAENFSISGQTLDSYPEKEETSIPKSTPIKKPNSDSCGLKQLLRSDVLVNSRRTITDLPPALLSEILNCLDPKELGIASCVSAYLCKVASEHHVWKDFYCERWGTPTLPTPLGKGVSDETSWKEFFVEREFRSKTFMGRYSIDVMYGHTEAVQTVFLLASAKLIFTAGYDQTVKMWKMEEGLLIASSRSLGCTIRAVAGDTKLLVAGGTDGFIQCWRAVEGFPHLFDIKGPQNQNTEFRLWEHEGPITSLALDLTRIYSGSWDMTVRVWDRFSLKCEKILRHSDWVWELVPWDLTVASASGSDVYIWDTSSGRLMTIIHNAHVGNTYSLARNLTGDFLFSGGDDGAIHMYEITSHGLETDALLVATWVPHSGRVYSLAFEFPWLVSASADGKLSLIDVRKLLRTRKRASEKGFSCIKHVDPSTVEPPQRMLHGFAKNLVSVDIGADRIVCGGEEGVVRIWNFTEALEIERRVCASRAMRLENRMRRRMLHLENSSRASRNDQCSVAAKKNPVTGDRSGWLSKRALSGKVKL